A genomic window from Ictalurus punctatus breed USDA103 unplaced genomic scaffold, Coco_2.0 Super-Scaffold_100060, whole genome shotgun sequence includes:
- the LOC108261556 gene encoding E3 ubiquitin-protein ligase UBR2 — protein MHPDLSFGTHTGSCGHIMHSHCWQRYFETLQSQDAQWLHEQTSYDVENGEYLCPLCKCRSNTVIPLLPLTETTCSYSNSEQPGLAHWLNTTYISRSEPCTLLIREPSQQVSLIIHNAGETETVEDSPPPESFGLDHKTQDDGGQADNRQFNPVLELIDLQCSSELKAKFRELFSTMNFNKSKFRSRLTDEHLRAILRVSVASSLKPNVAQLCKRKRCQVSGSKE, from the exons atgcaccctgacctgtcctttggtacccataccggcagctgtggccacatcatgcactctcaCTGCTGGCAGAG ATACTTTGAGACACTCCAGAGTCAGGATGCGCAGTGGCTGCATGAGCAAACCAGTTACGATGTAGAGAATGGGGAGTACTTGTGTCCACTTTGTAAGTGTCGCAGTAACACCGTCATTCCTCTCCTGCCCCTCACTGAGACCACCTGCAG TTACAGCAATAGTGAGCAGCCAGGTCTGGCTCATTGGCTGAATACAACGTATATAAGCAGATCAGAGCCTTGCACTCTGCTCATAAGAGAGCCAAGCCAACAAGTGAGTCTCATCATACATA ATGCTGGTGAGACAGAGACTGTGGAGGactctcctcctcctgagaGTTTCGGACTGGACCATAAAACACAAGATGATGGAGGCCAAGCAGATAACAGACAGTTTAACCCAGTg TTGGAGCTAATTGACCTGCAGTGCAGTTCTGAACTCAAAGCCAAGTTCAGGGAG CTGTTCTCCACTATGAactttaataaatcaaagtTCAGGTCCAGACTTACAGATGAGCATCTTCGAGCCATACTGAGGGTCTCAGTTGCTTCCTCCCTCAAGCCAAATGTGGCTCAGCTGTGTAAGAGGAAGCGCTGCCAAGTCTCTGGCAGCAAGGAGTAG